A genomic segment from bacterium encodes:
- the miaA gene encoding tRNA (adenosine(37)-N6)-dimethylallyltransferase MiaA produces MLAGATASGKSHLALSLAEAFNGVIIAADSRTIYRDFDIGTAKPTAEEQARVPHRMIDVADPTDTYTVARFKAAAIEAIAEVHAAGKLPMLVGGTGFYIRGLIGGLSIPEVPPQPELRAKFEALADPHARLAEVDPVTAARLHPNDRMRVIRALEVEAVLGKPLSEAATKVESPYDALYLALGMDRELLYDRINRRTHLMMEMGLVEEVERLMARYGAELPLLQTLGYAETMDYLTGRATKDEAIAAIQQHTRNYAKRQLTWFRREAGVRWLDGDRPEGLFDEATGLIEEWRKA; encoded by the coding sequence GTGCTGGCCGGTGCGACGGCCAGCGGTAAGAGCCACCTCGCGCTTTCGCTGGCTGAGGCTTTCAACGGCGTGATCATCGCGGCCGACAGCCGCACCATCTACCGCGACTTCGATATCGGGACGGCCAAGCCGACCGCCGAGGAGCAGGCGCGGGTGCCCCACCGCATGATCGATGTGGCGGACCCGACCGACACCTACACGGTGGCGCGCTTCAAGGCTGCGGCGATCGAGGCGATCGCCGAGGTCCATGCGGCCGGCAAGCTCCCCATGCTGGTGGGCGGCACGGGCTTCTACATCCGAGGCCTGATCGGCGGCCTATCCATCCCCGAGGTACCGCCCCAGCCGGAGCTGCGTGCGAAATTCGAGGCCCTGGCCGATCCGCACGCGCGCCTCGCCGAGGTGGACCCGGTCACGGCGGCGCGACTGCACCCCAACGACCGGATGCGGGTCATCCGCGCCCTGGAGGTCGAGGCGGTGCTGGGCAAGCCGCTCTCGGAGGCTGCGACCAAGGTGGAGTCCCCCTACGACGCGCTTTACCTGGCGCTCGGGATGGACCGCGAGCTTCTCTACGACCGGATCAACCGCCGCACCCACCTGATGATGGAGATGGGCCTGGTCGAAGAGGTGGAGCGTCTGATGGCGCGCTACGGCGCGGAGCTGCCTCTCTTGCAGACCCTGGGCTACGCCGAGACCATGGACTACCTGACGGGACGCGCGACCAAGGACGAGGCGATCGCGGCCATCCAGCAGCACACCCGCAACTACGCCAAGCGCCAGCTCACCTGGTTCCGCCGCGAGGCGGGGGTGCGCTGGCTCGACGGGGACAGGCCCGAGGGCCTGTTCGACGAGGCGACGGGCTTGATCGAGGAATGGCGGAAGGCATGA
- a CDS encoding diaminopimelate epimerase — MSFTKMQGAGNDFIVIDCLGDQAADYQALAPALCDRHFGIGADGLLLVLPSEVADFRMRVINADGTEPEMCGNGLRCFARYLHVAGLSSAASLAIETGAGVLGAEVLEDGVRLDMGAPRMAERMAEPLKVGDAAFEATAVSMGNPHCVVFVEDLDAFDFEQYGPLVEAHSAFPQRTNAEFAQVLAPDHIRLKVYERGVGPTLACGTGACATLVAAALSGRTGRAAQVDLPGGTLAIAWGEDGRIQMTGPAQVVFKGVVDALNL, encoded by the coding sequence ATTTCATTCACCAAGATGCAGGGAGCGGGCAACGACTTCATCGTCATCGATTGTCTCGGCGACCAGGCAGCGGACTATCAAGCCCTCGCTCCGGCGCTTTGCGATCGCCACTTCGGGATCGGGGCGGATGGCCTCTTGCTCGTGTTGCCTTCCGAGGTGGCCGACTTCAGGATGCGGGTGATCAACGCGGACGGTACCGAGCCCGAGATGTGCGGCAACGGCCTGCGCTGCTTCGCGCGCTACCTGCACGTCGCGGGCCTGAGCAGCGCGGCGTCGCTCGCTATCGAGACGGGTGCAGGCGTGCTCGGCGCCGAGGTGCTCGAAGACGGCGTGCGGCTCGACATGGGCGCCCCGCGCATGGCAGAGCGCATGGCCGAGCCCCTGAAGGTAGGGGATGCGGCTTTCGAGGCCACCGCCGTCTCCATGGGCAACCCCCATTGCGTCGTCTTCGTCGAAGACCTGGACGCCTTCGATTTCGAGCAGTACGGCCCCCTGGTCGAGGCCCATTCCGCCTTCCCGCAGCGCACCAACGCGGAGTTCGCCCAGGTCCTCGCCCCCGACCACATCCGGCTCAAGGTCTACGAGCGCGGGGTTGGTCCCACGCTCGCTTGCGGCACCGGCGCCTGCGCGACCCTGGTGGCCGCGGCGCTCTCGGGCCGCACCGGTCGCGCGGCGCAGGTCGATCTGCCGGGCGGAACCCTGGCGATCGCCTGGGGCGAAGACGGTCGGATCCAGATGACGGGTCCTGCCCAGGTGGTCTTCAAAGGGGTCGTCGACGCGCTCAACTTGTAG
- a CDS encoding 1-phosphofructokinase family hexose kinase codes for MIVTVTPNAAIDRTAVVSGFSLNAVNEVKNMPALPGGKGINVARVLKAFGQPVVATGFIGGETGKTIKMGLERSGVGTDFAIVMGESRTCLKIVDPQRMMVTELNELGPEITAQEVTKLTAILNKWSQKASDAVFSGSLPPGAPQDSYRKWVEGFQRIGGKAYVDARGAVLYHALEARPYLVKPNQKEAEELVGFSLDSETRISQAIEYFMAKAQIALITLGERGAAVGCEGERWRAYAPPVKAVNPIGSGDAFLAGFIVGLKRHLPLKDCLRLATATGAANSQAPVAGMIRLEQVDRLSSQVRVEALRR; via the coding sequence GTGATCGTCACCGTCACCCCCAACGCCGCCATTGACCGCACGGCCGTCGTGTCGGGCTTCTCGCTCAACGCCGTCAACGAGGTCAAGAACATGCCGGCGTTGCCCGGCGGCAAGGGCATCAACGTGGCGCGGGTCCTCAAGGCGTTCGGACAGCCGGTGGTGGCGACCGGTTTCATCGGGGGCGAAACGGGCAAGACCATCAAGATGGGCCTGGAGCGCAGCGGCGTCGGCACCGACTTCGCCATCGTCATGGGCGAGTCGCGCACCTGCCTCAAGATCGTCGATCCCCAGCGGATGATGGTGACCGAGCTCAACGAGTTGGGCCCCGAGATCACCGCCCAGGAAGTCACCAAGCTCACGGCCATCCTCAACAAGTGGAGCCAGAAGGCGTCGGACGCCGTCTTCTCGGGCAGCTTGCCCCCCGGTGCCCCGCAGGACTCGTACCGCAAGTGGGTCGAGGGCTTCCAGCGCATCGGCGGCAAGGCCTACGTGGACGCGCGGGGCGCGGTGCTCTATCACGCCCTGGAAGCCCGCCCCTACCTGGTCAAGCCCAACCAGAAGGAAGCCGAGGAGCTGGTCGGCTTCTCGCTCGATTCCGAGACGCGGATCTCGCAGGCCATCGAGTACTTCATGGCCAAGGCCCAGATCGCGCTCATTACCTTGGGCGAGCGGGGCGCTGCGGTGGGCTGCGAGGGCGAGCGCTGGCGCGCCTACGCCCCGCCCGTCAAGGCGGTGAACCCCATCGGCAGCGGGGATGCGTTCCTCGCGGGCTTCATCGTGGGCCTCAAGCGCCACCTGCCCCTCAAGGACTGTCTGCGCCTCGCCACCGCGACCGGTGCGGCCAACTCCCAGGCACCGGTGGCCGGCATGATCCGTCTCGAGCAGGTGGACCGCCTCAGTAGCCAGGTCCGGGTCGAGGCGCTGCGCCGCTGA
- a CDS encoding DUF2267 domain-containing protein, with protein sequence MKKETFIHRIQELAGIQERKRAEEATEAVLGTLCGRITREEAKDLASQLPDGIDSLCQGNLLKELVRRVEGPKRLERDAFVSAVADKIHLEDKTEAARVTTAVFRTLKEQISQGEAEDVASQLPQKLKVMWLES encoded by the coding sequence ATGAAAAAGGAAACGTTTATCCACCGGATCCAGGAGCTTGCGGGGATCCAGGAGCGCAAGCGCGCCGAGGAGGCGACCGAGGCGGTCCTCGGCACCCTCTGCGGTCGTATCACGCGGGAGGAGGCCAAGGACCTCGCCTCCCAACTGCCCGATGGGATCGACTCCCTGTGCCAGGGCAATCTTCTCAAGGAGCTGGTCCGCCGGGTGGAGGGCCCCAAGCGGCTTGAGCGAGACGCCTTCGTCTCGGCGGTGGCCGACAAGATCCACCTCGAGGACAAGACGGAGGCCGCGCGGGTCACGACCGCGGTCTTCCGCACCCTCAAGGAGCAGATCTCTCAGGGCGAGGCCGAGGACGTGGCCTCTCAGTTGCCGCAGAAGCTCAAGGTCATGTGGCTCGAAAGCTAG
- a CDS encoding alpha/beta fold hydrolase, whose protein sequence is MQFKQPPAFEPTAFEPHPLFRHPHLQTVIGEVLPRHFASRHAAWLAAGREEQFVLADGDRLQAVVHLHPGDPERLRPVVLHLHGLEGSAEARYQRGMSAKAFAAGFHSVRLNFRNCGDTEHLARALYNGRSTDDVLAVLGALRGHWGFSTLYATGVSLGANLLLRLLADAGEQLPDGFAGAVAVSPPVDMAMTGEALGQGLNRGYSAYFLGLLKRKMHRKHRLSPGGETLAPLIAQLRDVRTLRAFDELVTAPLSGYADAAAYYAHASSGDDLHRIQAPALIIHAQDDPFLPYGMYAPRMEAIAANPYLTTIFPAHGGHVGFLMPKGRPVRKPWMDEWWAENEAIAYLQALHEAR, encoded by the coding sequence ATGCAGTTCAAGCAGCCTCCCGCCTTCGAACCGACGGCCTTCGAGCCCCATCCTCTCTTCCGCCATCCGCACCTGCAGACGGTGATCGGAGAGGTCTTGCCCCGCCACTTCGCGAGCCGCCACGCCGCCTGGCTTGCCGCCGGTCGGGAGGAGCAGTTCGTCCTGGCGGACGGCGATAGGCTCCAGGCCGTGGTGCACCTGCACCCGGGTGATCCCGAGCGCTTGCGGCCGGTGGTGCTGCACCTGCACGGCCTGGAGGGCAGCGCTGAGGCCCGCTATCAGCGGGGGATGAGCGCCAAGGCCTTCGCCGCGGGCTTCCACTCGGTCCGCCTCAACTTCCGCAACTGCGGCGACACCGAGCACCTGGCCCGTGCCCTCTACAACGGCCGATCCACGGATGACGTGCTCGCCGTTCTGGGCGCCCTGCGCGGGCACTGGGGCTTCTCGACCCTCTACGCGACGGGGGTCTCGCTCGGGGCGAATCTCTTGCTGCGCTTGCTCGCCGATGCGGGCGAGCAACTGCCGGACGGCTTCGCCGGGGCGGTCGCTGTCTCGCCGCCGGTGGACATGGCCATGACGGGCGAGGCGCTGGGGCAGGGGCTCAATCGCGGCTACTCGGCCTATTTTCTCGGCCTGCTCAAGCGCAAGATGCACCGCAAGCACCGCCTCAGCCCCGGGGGCGAGACCCTTGCGCCGCTCATCGCGCAGTTGCGCGATGTGCGTACGCTGCGGGCTTTCGACGAGCTGGTGACGGCCCCCCTCTCGGGCTACGCGGACGCGGCGGCCTACTACGCACATGCGAGCTCGGGCGACGATCTGCACCGGATCCAGGCGCCGGCCTTGATCATCCACGCCCAGGACGACCCCTTCTTGCCCTACGGCATGTACGCGCCCCGAATGGAGGCGATCGCCGCCAACCCTTACCTCACGACCATTTTTCCGGCGCACGGGGGCCATGTGGGCTTCTTGATGCCCAAGGGCCGCCCTGTTCGTAAGCCCTGGATGGACGAGTGGTGGGCCGAGAACGAGGCGATCGCCTACCTCCAGGCCCTGCACGAGGCCCGCTGA
- a CDS encoding PD40 domain-containing protein, translating into MPQALPLFTALFLASAIIAGCRAPAGPLSPSPAPEPTGSISGTARFEGLIRHEGLKVRLRSATLSREVHTDTKGRYAFEGIPYGSYALEFEQPRYFPQQQAVSLSSPSANVSTVTLSNHRVIYPSRTLYDPSEGLPLTSLTLTPDGNGLAFVEDGALKRITLDGSGARIVRDFGLAPGDRLDSFDWGSGGLAYAVASSGSIPPRYELWLGTGSDPAGPVQLATSSATPLLAPAFSPDGTALAYLAQVQEAWTAPDLGLTGENQLEIVKRDAMGRETSLARFPIHPQWSFGFGPIQWTPRGILFHKPMFCTLSYTYGQTDGDGLFLLDPGSAQLQKLWFYSEYDHTLSPDQAWVYFRSGRSVLKRRLDDTSAYNLGAVSIGYDASLQVGSLCLSPGGDRLYYVSGRGIEEMIPLE; encoded by the coding sequence ATGCCGCAGGCCCTTCCCCTTTTCACGGCCCTTTTCCTCGCGAGCGCGATCATCGCGGGCTGCCGCGCGCCGGCCGGCCCCCTCTCCCCGAGCCCGGCGCCCGAGCCAACGGGCAGCATCTCGGGGACGGCCCGGTTCGAAGGGTTGATCCGACACGAGGGGCTCAAAGTCCGCCTGCGCTCGGCGACGCTTTCGCGCGAGGTGCACACGGACACCAAGGGACGCTACGCCTTCGAGGGGATCCCCTACGGGAGCTACGCGCTCGAATTCGAGCAGCCGCGCTACTTCCCCCAGCAGCAGGCCGTGAGCCTCTCGAGCCCATCGGCGAATGTCTCGACCGTCACCCTCTCCAACCACCGGGTGATCTATCCCAGCCGGACCCTCTACGACCCGAGCGAAGGCCTGCCCTTGACCAGCCTGACCCTCACCCCCGACGGCAACGGCCTGGCCTTCGTCGAGGACGGCGCCCTCAAGCGCATCACCCTCGACGGCAGCGGGGCTCGGATCGTACGCGACTTCGGGCTCGCGCCAGGCGATCGCCTCGACTCCTTCGACTGGGGATCCGGGGGGCTCGCCTACGCCGTGGCTTCGAGTGGCTCGATCCCGCCTCGCTACGAGCTCTGGCTCGGCACCGGGTCCGATCCCGCCGGACCGGTTCAGCTCGCCACCTCGAGCGCCACTCCCCTGCTGGCACCCGCCTTTTCACCGGACGGCACGGCACTCGCCTACCTCGCCCAGGTCCAGGAAGCTTGGACAGCGCCGGATCTGGGCCTTACGGGTGAAAATCAGCTTGAAATCGTCAAGCGGGACGCCATGGGTCGCGAGACATCGCTTGCGCGCTTTCCCATCCATCCCCAGTGGAGCTTCGGCTTCGGCCCGATCCAGTGGACCCCGCGCGGGATCCTCTTCCACAAGCCCATGTTCTGCACCCTGAGTTACACTTACGGCCAGACGGATGGCGACGGCCTCTTCCTGCTCGATCCAGGAAGCGCGCAGCTTCAAAAGCTCTGGTTCTACAGCGAGTACGACCACACCCTCTCGCCCGATCAGGCCTGGGTGTACTTCCGCTCGGGGCGCAGCGTCCTCAAGCGGCGCTTGGACGACACGAGCGCCTACAACCTCGGCGCGGTGAGCATCGGCTACGACGCCAGCCTCCAAGTCGGCAGCCTGTGCCTTTCTCCCGGAGGCGATCGCCTCTACTACGTCAGCGGGCGCGGGATCGAAGAAATGATCCCGCTGGAATGA
- a CDS encoding LCP family protein — translation MTRRQGVALALTALLSFGLGGVSGYVVGDLLRPPPPPVVLASLPPAPTPTPHADAQTILVMASDAKGDDGRDSLHSNTDSMLLIHMDSTAKRLSVLAIPRDTRTAIEGHGTFKVNAANAYGGPELAKRTVSRLVGVPIDRYLLLSLRGVRAAVDAIGGVEVTVPKRMYYRDRAGGLTIDLQPGRQRLSGRQAEAFLRFRHDDEGDIGRIHRHQAFMTELASQVFGPRSFFQIPALWVALRGHVETDLSTAEALRIAHTVRGLDLANGVEMVVLPGHEDRSRGPWYWEADLAAIEPFLARNFRKPAVNPPPASEGG, via the coding sequence ATGACCCGCCGCCAAGGCGTCGCCCTGGCCCTGACGGCCCTCTTGAGCTTCGGCCTGGGCGGCGTCTCGGGTTACGTGGTGGGCGATCTCTTGCGACCGCCGCCGCCGCCCGTGGTGCTCGCATCGCTTCCTCCCGCGCCGACGCCGACCCCCCACGCCGATGCGCAGACGATCCTCGTCATGGCGAGCGACGCCAAGGGGGACGACGGCCGCGACTCGCTCCACAGCAACACCGACTCCATGCTCTTGATCCACATGGATTCGACGGCCAAGCGCCTGAGCGTGCTTGCCATCCCCCGCGACACCCGCACGGCGATCGAGGGGCACGGCACCTTCAAGGTCAACGCCGCCAACGCCTACGGCGGGCCGGAGCTCGCCAAGCGCACCGTCTCGCGGCTGGTCGGGGTGCCGATCGATCGCTACCTGCTCTTGAGCCTGCGCGGGGTGCGCGCGGCGGTCGACGCCATCGGCGGGGTCGAGGTGACGGTGCCCAAGCGCATGTACTACCGTGATCGCGCCGGAGGTCTGACGATCGATCTGCAACCGGGTCGCCAGCGCCTCTCGGGCCGGCAGGCCGAGGCCTTCTTGCGCTTTCGCCACGACGATGAGGGCGACATCGGGCGCATCCATCGCCATCAGGCCTTCATGACCGAGCTCGCGAGCCAGGTCTTCGGCCCCCGGAGCTTCTTCCAGATCCCGGCGCTGTGGGTGGCCCTGCGCGGCCACGTCGAGACGGATCTCTCGACCGCCGAGGCCCTGCGCATCGCCCACACGGTGCGCGGCCTGGATCTGGCGAACGGCGTCGAGATGGTGGTGCTGCCCGGTCACGAGGATCGCAGCCGAGGCCCCTGGTACTGGGAGGCCGACCTGGCGGCGATCGAGCCCTTCTTGGCGCGCAACTTTCGCAAACCCGCCGTGAATCCGCCGCCCGCCTCCGAGGGCGGCTGA
- a CDS encoding DNA recombination-mediator protein A — MDVTTASPQTVDAFMAELQTIQSSGSKKIAILGTRHISLTHQQLIEMLAYALALTGNNVLTSGAAGTNSAVIKGVQRANPGNLTVILPQTLSQQSAESQELLSTLPNVREHSERRLLTLAQASQMCNQEIIDNCQQLICFLYHSSHTLMESVKYAQEKHKVVTSFYLD; from the coding sequence ATGGACGTTACCACCGCTTCTCCCCAGACCGTCGATGCCTTCATGGCCGAGCTCCAGACGATTCAGTCGTCCGGCTCCAAGAAGATCGCGATCCTCGGCACCCGTCACATCTCCCTGACCCACCAGCAGCTGATCGAGATGCTCGCCTACGCGCTCGCGCTGACCGGCAACAACGTCCTGACCTCGGGCGCCGCCGGCACCAACTCGGCCGTCATCAAGGGCGTGCAGCGTGCCAATCCCGGCAACCTCACGGTCATCCTGCCCCAGACGCTCTCGCAGCAGAGCGCCGAGAGCCAGGAGCTCCTGAGCACCCTGCCCAACGTGCGCGAGCACTCCGAGCGTCGCCTTCTGACCCTGGCCCAGGCCTCGCAGATGTGCAACCAGGAGATCATCGACAACTGCCAGCAGCTCATCTGCTTCCTCTACCACTCCAGCCACACCCTCATGGAGTCGGTGAAGTACGCCCAGGAGAAGCACAAGGTCGTCACCTCCTTCTACCTGGACTAG
- a CDS encoding UvrD-helicase domain-containing protein: MATLNPVQQAAVEHVQGPLLILAGAGSGKTRVLTHRIAHLLRAGHARPYEILAVTFTNKAAKELKERLDVLLQADDIKAYGMWVGTFHSICARILREDIELLGDRYRRNFVIYDDSEQLTVIKDGLARLGLDDKAYPPRSVLSAISRAKSHGQDVERYQAEARGHTAQAIGSLYAYYQQELVRQNALDFDDLLLLAVRLFRAAPDVLDKYRKRFKHVLVDEYQDTNQTQYQLVSLLASGHHNLCVVGDVDQSIYSFRAADFRIILQFQQDFPDAKVVTLVENYRSTGRILQAANAVIENNAERYPKELWTNNPEGEKLVVYEAEDERGEASWVVEQIRGPLRQEGYGSEAIAVLYRTNAQSRAIEDELMRWGIPYRLIGGTRFYDRREIKDAMAYLRLAFNPSDDSAFCRIANVPRRGLGATSLGKLEEVARERGISMLEAALGEVPTLGPKPRKTLADFAAWLMDWHRKSEDLSVHDTLARMLDESGLLPDYRRDTSIEGRARVENLEELVTGAHLFSEESDDPSLGAFLLTTALVSDADQAAEGEAVTLMTLHSAKGLEFPVVFLVGMEEGLFPHKRTLDHPDEIEEERRICYVGITRAEERLFLSHAGRRMLFGQSQFAIPSRFLSELPEDLVRTITRVVPDAPRRARIRQEEPWLDEGLDVTWSDDSGIEEARGRSLRRAPSKPPAEVSAPFAMGDRVAHPAFGHGVVARIIGSGERVCLAVSFPGLGQKILDLRFAPLERLD; encoded by the coding sequence ATGGCCACCCTCAATCCGGTTCAGCAAGCGGCTGTCGAGCACGTCCAGGGCCCGCTGCTGATCCTCGCGGGGGCCGGCTCCGGCAAGACCCGCGTCCTGACTCACCGCATCGCCCACCTCCTGCGCGCGGGCCACGCCCGCCCCTACGAGATCCTGGCCGTTACCTTCACCAACAAGGCCGCCAAGGAGCTCAAGGAGCGCTTGGATGTGCTCTTGCAAGCGGATGACATCAAGGCGTACGGCATGTGGGTAGGGACCTTCCACTCGATCTGCGCGCGGATCCTGCGCGAGGACATCGAGCTCTTGGGCGATCGCTACCGCCGGAACTTCGTGATCTACGACGACTCCGAGCAGCTGACGGTCATCAAGGACGGCCTTGCGCGCCTCGGCCTCGACGACAAGGCCTATCCGCCCCGCTCGGTGCTCTCGGCCATCTCGCGCGCTAAGAGTCACGGCCAGGACGTGGAGCGCTACCAAGCCGAGGCTCGCGGCCACACCGCCCAGGCCATCGGTAGCCTCTACGCCTACTACCAGCAAGAGCTGGTGCGCCAGAACGCCCTGGACTTCGACGACCTGCTCCTTTTGGCGGTCCGCCTCTTCAGGGCCGCTCCCGACGTGCTCGACAAGTATCGCAAGCGCTTCAAGCACGTCCTGGTCGACGAGTATCAGGACACCAACCAGACCCAGTACCAGCTGGTCTCGCTCTTGGCCTCAGGCCACCACAACCTGTGCGTGGTGGGCGACGTGGACCAGAGCATCTACTCGTTCCGCGCCGCGGACTTCCGGATCATCCTGCAGTTCCAGCAGGACTTCCCCGACGCCAAAGTCGTCACCCTGGTCGAGAACTACCGCTCGACCGGGCGCATCCTGCAGGCGGCCAACGCCGTCATCGAGAACAACGCCGAGCGCTATCCCAAGGAGCTTTGGACGAACAACCCCGAGGGCGAGAAGCTCGTGGTCTACGAGGCCGAGGACGAGCGGGGCGAGGCCAGCTGGGTGGTCGAGCAGATCCGTGGTCCCCTGCGGCAGGAAGGCTACGGCTCCGAGGCGATCGCCGTTCTCTATCGCACCAACGCCCAGTCCCGCGCCATCGAGGACGAGCTGATGCGCTGGGGGATCCCCTACCGCCTGATCGGGGGCACCCGCTTCTACGATCGTCGCGAGATCAAGGACGCCATGGCCTACCTGCGCCTGGCCTTCAACCCCTCGGACGACTCGGCCTTCTGCCGGATCGCGAACGTCCCGCGCCGGGGCCTGGGCGCCACCAGCCTGGGCAAGCTCGAAGAGGTCGCCCGCGAGCGCGGCATCTCCATGCTCGAGGCGGCGCTCGGCGAGGTGCCGACCCTAGGCCCCAAGCCGCGCAAGACCCTCGCCGATTTCGCCGCCTGGCTGATGGACTGGCACCGCAAGAGCGAGGACCTGAGCGTTCACGACACCCTCGCGCGCATGCTCGACGAGAGCGGCCTCTTGCCCGACTATCGCCGCGATACCAGCATCGAGGGCCGCGCCCGGGTCGAGAACCTGGAGGAATTGGTGACCGGTGCTCACCTCTTCTCGGAGGAGAGCGACGATCCTTCGCTGGGGGCTTTCCTGCTGACCACGGCGCTCGTTTCGGATGCGGACCAGGCCGCCGAGGGTGAGGCCGTCACCCTCATGACCCTGCACTCGGCCAAGGGGCTGGAGTTCCCGGTGGTCTTCCTGGTCGGGATGGAGGAGGGCCTTTTCCCGCACAAGCGCACCCTCGATCATCCCGACGAGATCGAGGAGGAGCGCCGGATCTGCTACGTGGGCATCACCCGTGCCGAGGAGCGTCTGTTCCTGAGCCACGCCGGGCGCCGCATGCTCTTCGGTCAGTCCCAGTTCGCCATCCCCTCGCGCTTCCTTTCCGAGCTCCCCGAGGACCTGGTCCGGACCATCACCCGGGTGGTGCCCGATGCCCCGCGCCGGGCCCGGATCCGGCAGGAGGAGCCGTGGCTCGACGAGGGCCTGGATGTTACATGGTCGGATGATTCGGGCATAGAAGAGGCGAGGGGCCGTTCATTGCGCCGAGCGCCCTCGAAGCCTCCCGCCGAGGTTTCTGCCCCCTTCGCCATGGGCGATCGCGTCGCGCACCCGGCCTTCGGGCACGGGGTCGTCGCCCGGATCATCGGATCGGGCGAACGGGTTTGCCTCGCGGTTTCCTTCCCCGGCCTGGGACAGAAGATTCTCGACCTGCGCTTTGCGCCGCTGGAGAGGCTGGACTAG
- a CDS encoding ATP-binding protein has translation MLNQRPGTSDLPQEIQLTIPILQNMEVAATQTAEAVAGFMEFDSDQIDELKHALIEACINAFEHSKSQENKVYIRFVMRPDDLMVIIQDYGQGFDRESVPTPDISAKVGGKDDYKRGWGLMLIESMMDSVEIASGETGTMITMIKLRQKGGSQ, from the coding sequence ATGTTGAATCAGAGACCAGGCACCTCGGATCTCCCGCAGGAGATTCAGCTGACCATCCCCATATTGCAAAATATGGAGGTCGCCGCCACCCAGACCGCCGAGGCCGTGGCCGGGTTCATGGAGTTCGATTCCGACCAGATCGACGAACTCAAGCACGCCCTCATCGAGGCTTGCATCAACGCCTTCGAGCACTCCAAGTCCCAGGAGAACAAGGTCTACATCCGCTTCGTGATGCGCCCCGACGACCTGATGGTGATCATCCAGGACTACGGGCAGGGCTTCGACCGCGAGTCGGTGCCTACGCCCGACATCAGCGCCAAGGTCGGCGGCAAGGACGACTACAAGCGGGGTTGGGGCCTCATGCTCATCGAAAGCATGATGGACTCCGTCGAGATCGCCTCCGGAGAGACCGGGACGATGATTACCATGATCAAGCTTCGGCAAAAGGGAGGTTCCCAGTGA
- a CDS encoding STAS domain-containing protein, translated as MINQFAVTVRKEGDYAVLYTDGYINNLGGEKIGEAALALLGEGVKRLVINMEKSTVINSIGISILIEVIEKVQEINGGLAFCGLTKTIAKTFTIMGLAQFATLAESEEQAIAALS; from the coding sequence GTGATCAACCAGTTCGCGGTCACCGTCCGCAAGGAAGGCGATTACGCCGTGCTCTACACGGACGGCTACATCAACAACCTCGGCGGCGAGAAGATCGGCGAGGCCGCCCTCGCGTTGCTGGGCGAGGGCGTCAAGCGCCTCGTCATCAACATGGAGAAGTCGACGGTCATCAACTCGATCGGCATCTCCATCCTGATCGAGGTGATCGAGAAGGTTCAGGAGATCAACGGGGGGCTCGCCTTCTGCGGCCTGACCAAGACCATCGCCAAGACCTTCACGATCATGGGCCTGGCTCAGTTCGCCACGCTCGCGGAGAGCGAGGAGCAGGCGATCGCCGCTCTGAGCTAA